The Pseudofrankia sp. DC12 region ACGCGACGATCCGGGCTCCGTTCGTGCTGGAGTGTGCGCTGTCGGGGCTGATCGGCGGGGCTGTGGCCGCTGGTGCGCTCGTCGCCGCGAAGGCTTTCCTCGTCGACGGTCGGTTCGCCCACCAGACGATGTTCCCGCTCTTCGGCTGGGACGCGGTCTGGCTCGCGGTGGCGGCGGTCATGGCCGTCGGTGCGCTCGCCGCGGCCGCGATGGGCAGCCTTGCTCTGCGCCGGCACCTGCACGCCTGACCTGGCCCGGCAGGGCGGCCAACCCACTGGCCGCACGCCTGGGTGCGACACCGAGATCCACGCGCGGGGTTGCTGATCGGGCCCCGCCGCCGGCGCCCGCGCTGGAGGTTCCCGGGGGCGTAATCTCGTGACCTTGAGGGTGCTGCCGGCGCGCGACCGGCGACGGGCCTGAGCAGCGGCCGGCGCGTGCGCGGGGCACTACGTGGGAGAGGGAAAGACGGTGGCGAAGGAGACCGGGCGTAAGACGATCGCGCAGAACCGGCGGGCGCGGCACGAGTACGACATCCTCGACACCTACGAGGCCGGGGTCGTGCTCACGGGCACCGAGGTGAAGTCACTGCGGATGGGGCGGGCGTCGCTGGTCGACGGGTTCGCACAGGTCGAGAACGGCGAGGTCTGGCTGCACGCCGTGCACATCCCGGAGTACACCGAGGGCACCTGGACGAACCACGCCCCGCGGCGCAAGCGCAAGCTGCTGCTGCATCGCGGCGAGATCGAGAAGCTGGTCGGCAAGACGAAGGAAGGCGGCCTGACGCTCATCCCGCTCGCGCTCTACTGGAAGGACGGCCGGGCCAAGATCGAGATCGCGTTGGCCCGCGGCCGCAAGTCCTACGACAAGCGGCACGCACTGGCCGAGAAGGACGCGAAACGCGAGATGTCCCGGATCATGGGCCGTCAGGCGAAGGGCCGTTTCAGCTGAGCCAGCGCCCGCCCGCCCGCGCGGCCGGCGTCCGGCCGGCCAGTGGTGGGCGGGCACTCGGTGACCCGGGCTTCGGTGGCCTCGCGCCAGGAGGCCAGGACGGCCAGGACGGCCGTGACGCGCAGGCGGGTGGCAGCGGCCTGCCGGACCTGTCACGGCAGCTCGACGCCCTGGGCACCCCGGCGGGTGTGCGGCTTCTCGCCGACGCGGACGCGGCGCTCGAGACGGGCGACGAGCTCGGCGCCGGAAGCCGGCTGCGCGCGGCCGGGCACCCGGCCGACCTGGTCGCCGCCGCGTTCGGCCAGGCGGAGCT contains the following coding sequences:
- the smpB gene encoding SsrA-binding protein SmpB, which codes for MAKETGRKTIAQNRRARHEYDILDTYEAGVVLTGTEVKSLRMGRASLVDGFAQVENGEVWLHAVHIPEYTEGTWTNHAPRRKRKLLLHRGEIEKLVGKTKEGGLTLIPLALYWKDGRAKIEIALARGRKSYDKRHALAEKDAKREMSRIMGRQAKGRFS